The DNA segment ATACTGTTGCTTTTTACTGATAAAGGCTACAAAAAGGACTTACTTTCAATACATTCTTGATTTCCTTTTGCAAATCATCTGCAGCATGAAGGCCACCAATAACATTTATTGGCAAGCCatttttgccaataaaatatgTAACTGGAATGACTATTACAGGATCTACAAAACCTTGTCAAGGAAAAGTCAACTGACATTCGAATGTTATATCATTGCATCCAGACTTACATGTCACAAATCAATGCATTCAGTTTGAAATGAAAGTTATGCTTTAATAGAATAAATAGCAAGAATTTCTACCATTGTGTCTGTTACTCATTTCGAAAACACAATAAAGGGAGAAATGACCAAAATAATGTAGTACAGgtatattattttttgctattgACTGTTCCAATAGCATACACATTACTTAAACAGTATGTGCCTGTTTGCATGCAGAGTGACATATGTCGTTTCATTAAAAGCAGAATTGAAGGATACAAATTTCAGAAAATTGCTTGCAAGAATCactaaaaaaaaaagaataaatacaaaacattaGAAATGAAAAATCAACTTTCAAAATACAAACGGTTAAACTTGTGCCGCTACATCATACCTCTTACTATCCAAATGCAAACACACACACTCTGCCTTGCATAGTGTTTGTACGTCAGGTTTCTCCCATACTTGATTCATCTCCTTGGAGAGGCCATCTTCACCTGAATATATAAACCTTGATATCTTAAACATGCTAACTAactttactttttttctatgtTGTCTTTTGAGGACAACAAAACAGGAATGGTTTTGCAGAAATCTCCAAATtcgaaaaaaattacaaaatcactTTCATAGTGAGAATTAAATGACTATGAATGGAGTGGACAAAAATGGAATGATTTCCAAACTTTCTTGGCCTAGAAGAACTGATCTAAATGaagatttttttattatattattttaagataaaaaagtagaaattgTAAGTGATTATATGCAAGGGCAAGTAAAAAATTCCTTGTATTTACCTGATATGTacacaacaaaaagttttgattttgattttgattcTGCAATTGCCTCAGTGATTGACCCATTAAACCAAGCCATATTCCTAATAAACACTATCAATGTGAAAAAACCTGAATCATGAAACATAttccaaatattttttaaaattaacactAACAATAACATCACTTAACAGTttatacaaaaagttaaaaccaaCAATGTCACCATTTGCAATGTTCTTATTATAATAGTCGGAgacatgtatatatatatttcaacaaatttgttgCAGGGTAACCAAACCAATGATTCCCTGACATGGAAATTATTTGCTCATGGTCATTGGATTCATATTCCGGGAGCTAGGTCTGTGGGTAAGCTTTCAACATGACCTTAGCCTACCCAGAgtaaaatactgcattaacaAAAGTAGAGCAACAGTCTGTAATTTATCACAATTACTTTACTTTGGGTTAACACATTAAAGTTACCTTAACTGAAGAAAAAGCAgtaatagcaaaaaaaacaacggAAGTATATATCTAACGTTATCAAGCAATTCAACAGATGCCTTTTAATTGCATAAATGTATTGGAGACACAATAACATGACCACAGTTCAGCTTTTAGGGTCTGCCTATAGCGTTAGCATAGGCACTTATAACCCAGTTTTTCGATATTTAATAGGCACTATTTTGCAGATAGGTCGTGCACTTCAATACATTTTATACATACCCGTACTTAATCATTAATGAATATATAGCTTTTAGCCTAAACAGCAGGACTTTTTAGCATTTTTATGAAGCGATTAAGCGACACAAATTTGAAATGCTATTAGTCTTGAGAACCAATCTACCGTAACACATATCAAACATTTGGTTGTTAATAATATATCTAaaattatgcattagttagaATTTTTCTATATATAACCTGCATAAGtgtgtacagtatatatagtTTCAAACCTGCTTGTTACATTAAAACAAGCTATGTAAAATAAGCTGCTAACCCACAGTGTACAACATTGAAACGCCATCTAACCCATACTGATTTTGTCACATAGCAcacattttgataaaattaatagGGGCGGCCGTTTTAGGCCTACTTCTGCAGTTTTACATGAAGATAACTTTTGTGTTTGGAGTGTTGGTTTGTTAGTAGTTTCCTGGTAACTGGATAGATAGATACAAACAAACTTAAGAACcctttatttttgtaaaagctgaaaatttgaataaaGAATGCAAATAACaagcatttttttgttttcagtacAATAATGTAGTTCATTTAAACCAGGGGTGCCCAATATGTTGATTGCACATCATTCAAAACTGATTTAGATATTTACTTGtaaacaaatttgcaattatttttaataaaataaagtcGTTGTTGCTTTATAAAGCTTCTTTAtgtcaaaataattgaatataCTATGTGCAAAACAACCTAAGTAAGTAAAAACGTAGATATGATTAGCAGTTGATATAAAAAGTTCTTTATTAGTCGATCAATTTGATGTGTCTTTGCACAAGTAACTCGCAAGCTTAAAAACTTTAAGCACCTCTGATTTAATCTTTTAAATATAATACTAAAAGAATTCTGGATCTTTGATTGTTTTGCCTATTGCCAAAGACTAGTCCATCACGTAGAAACAGTTAACTTATAAATTAATTGGTCCATACACGGGGCATAGTAAACAAGTGTCCAAcgagatgacgtcacaatttcagtagctggggtctagtataccaAGACTCGTGGTTGTGCAGTTGTATACTAGACTCCATAAACGCACATTGTGATGCACTGTGAGTCATGTTACATTAGCCGGTGGTGGAAACAATTCTAAATTGTTGTGACACAAATCAAGTCACTAACAGCAAACGTCCAaatcaagtcgagtcatttaATTATTCGTACATTCCCAAATCAAGTTAAGCCGAGTCAGTAATGTTTATCAAGTCAAGTGCTAACACATGCCAAGTCACAAAcaagttattatttatttttgttttaggtctATAATAAATGGCTTTCCGAATACTCGCAACGTAAATATAAGCATAAAATCTGGTTTTATCCATTTCTGCTGTTTTCACACAATCAATAGAATGTATTGCGTagtgctttttaaaaaaattatttcagaaatacaaaaaccGGTTTTACtacaatttgaaataattgttTTGGGACTTGAGTCAAGTGAACCAAATTCTCCATGTTAACAGTTCTgtgagtcaagtcgagtctttTAAGCACTAAAACACAAGtcaagttattttatttacctGAAGAAAGCAATGCAGTGTCGCAGTGGTTAACTGTAAAGTATCATGGGGGCTCATATGCAGGAGGTTTCGTGTTTGAGAATAcattttttgtccaaatttattTGATGTAATTTAGTCACAAgaggtgagagtttgggtcGGAGGGGagtagttttaaattaatttagactttggaaaaaaattgtcgcttttaattgaaaaatagtgtttatttcaatactcAGCCTAGGCCTAGCGTAGTAATTAAATCATGAAAAGTGAGAGTTTGGGTAAGAGAGGAataattttagttaaaataaacacgttgaaaaagttttacgtggttttaaatttaaaattagcATAGATTTCATTTCACATACCAGCTTAATTGGCGGTTACCGTAATTTCCTACTTCGTTAAACCAAGGCCggtaaaataagtgtctatTTCACTAGCTGCCGTttaacaaagcaataaaacacCAACTACGTAACAAGCTAGCGGTTTACCGAAGTAGCTTTCTTCAAATTCAGTAAACAGCAGCCACCTGGTGAAATAGACACTGCTTTACATTCATCTGCGTACTGATAGCAAACTTTACACTTGGCTTACTTAGGCCTCTGGGCCCTGGTGTTTGCGACACAAGAAGAATGCAGCGCTTGGAAAGTTATGACTCCGCGTTATCGAGTAAGGAAGGTCACGCTGTGAGCACGAGCAGTCCCGAGCGTAGCCTGCTTTTTGACTACACTGTGCAAATGCTCCAGCTTTGCGTTGAGATTTTCTGGAAAGAGATCTGAGTCTTTCTGAGCTCACATAGCTGTGACAATTCGGCGGCATCTTCGACAGAAAGTTTGTTGCAGAAACCGTTGTTCACTGGTCTTTACGGGGTCACCAATGCGGCGCTCGGAAGTTATGGACTCCGCGATATCGAGTCAGGAAGGTTGCGTTTCTTCCCAGTGAGCACAAGCCGATCGAGCGTAGAACAATCTAGATCGGGGatgttcaaatggcggatctcgatccggatccggatcttttcaactttttgtgtggatcTTCCCATGTACTTTTGAAACAACCTTGCagctgtagcacacttcacttttgttttttacaaagttattaatatgttgtaggccctacaatgtagggtacatttacataaataaagcaccataaaaattaaagcatgtccaatatgtttactattcgtatttatTGGATCATCATTTTGTCAGGTTTGGctgtggtggatcatggcagaaatcatttgaacacccctgatCTAGATTTTTACAAACCTAACTTGTATTGTTGATCTCGTCCGCTCGAACAACAGGTACGcgccatatatatataatataatgaGAAAATACCACACATAGCACTAATCAATGCAGGGACAATTTGAAGTGATATATCCAAATGAGGAGAGCAGAATCACCCCGTCGTGTCACCGTGGCCGCCATATCGTCATCATTATCATTTTTCAACTTGAAATCAATGAACTTATATCTTTCTGGGGTCTCTTACTTTTGCACAAGTTCCCGTATTAGGATTGAAAAATGATCACGtcataaattattttctatCAGTTCACAGCATTATTTTTCACGatcttgtttgtgttgttctttgcCGTAGTGTACGCGAAAACATAACATTTAGCGGCAGTGCTGATTAGAGAACACATTTAACCCTTACATTGACATTTCTAGAataaaagatcaacagatgctaaaattattattaaggattaattaacacgTAATTtcgaaattatcacgtgaaaagtaccgagtaccgggaccgacggaaatttcttgaaaaagtaACTCGATACAGAGATTCGGAACTTTTTTTGAAGTACCGACGGTATCGGTAcagaaaaagtaccgcggtacagtaattcggtattATAATACcacggtactgcccacctatgacCGGTAAGTACATTACATAGCCTACACCGGTATACATTAACAGTTTATGCGTTGAAAGCCATCTCATCTCTCctcaacttatgttttaatTATGGTAAATTCCGTTTCATTTCTACTGTAATAACCTGGAATTCTGAATTTAATTGAACGTTGTCAAACGAACACTTTTTCACACCACACACCGTCTGAAACTTTTTTGGGTTAATATGGCTATTAGTGAATTTATACGAATGTTAATCACTTTGGTTTCAGCTTACGGTAATTCGTACGCTGTGTTTTGGTTGTTCTGTGTATGCCACGCCCTTACTTTATCGAATATCCATGAAAATTGGTAAAATAAGCGAAAAAAAGGTTCTAGCATAAAGGGCGTGATAGACGCAGTGATGACATCACCACAATGACACAATACATCACAGTCGCAGTGTATGTGTTTGGAGGTTTCCTACTGTTACAACCCTGTCGAAATTTCGTCCGAATGTCAATGTAACGCGTGAATGACATCAAAGCTGTCAGTGGTACCATCAACTGCCTATAGAGGAAATGTTGAAGTTATGCTGAGCGGTATCCAATTGATCTTGATACTCCGTATAGAGTCTCTGGAAGCTGAGGTTGGATCCAATGATGGGGAGGACCTCATCCTGCAGAAGGATTCGCTTCCGTATGCCCTGAGATGAACACAATCATACCACAGAAATCATGAAATCACGCAAATAATAGTAAGTATGATTGAAATAACTTACCAGGACATGTGAAGTCCATGAACCTGTCTGATTGGttcttctaaaatgacgtTGTGTTGGTGGACCAATCAAATCGTTGCAAACTTCACGCAGACGAACTTCAAGATTTTCTTGAACGAGATACCTGGAGAAAAAATGACGTAAATATTCTTATTGACCAAGGGCTCTCACAGCCAAATTTAAATATGCACAGGGAAATAGATGTCTCATAATTATGCCATTGCAAGCCAATGCAATTTTGATAGCAAAACGACACAAACCTAACGTAGGCCAACAACCACTTCCGGTATTCACAGGCGGATTGTAACATGACGCATGCTGCCACCTTGTGTTCAAGCAGCGCCAAGGTTGCGTTTCGTTGCGTCGACGACGTGGCATGGAATGAGCGGGAAGCGTGGGCACCAGTCCTGTCGTAATAGGTGTTGCAACCGGTTACGTATTATTACGACAAACTGTCTTCGTTGGGTCAAGCGTCGTTCTTATTTAATAATTCCACAACAAGGGTCAAGGGTATTTAATAATTCCGTGTTAAATTCCACTTTTTATTCACAACAAGCGGGACTATAAGACTCTTATGGCAACCTTAACAAAACCTTACCCGCTACTCATTTTCTTCCTCAACGAAGTCATAATCTCCTCTTCGTGTTTTGTTAGCAGACCACCGTCGTTTGTTGCAATGGCAATATTTTCCGAAAATTGTTCAACAGAGTCCGACGGCGAGCTCACTAGCACCCTATGGCGGAAGAAACAAATACAACGTCAAGATTCACGCTGCAGACCAGTGTGACATATACAACCCACCATGACGAAATGTCGAGGTTAAATGTGAAGCTTCTATTGTCACTTAAGGTCAGAAGGGGTAGTCCTGATTCGGTCATCGAAAATTTACGTAAAGGTGACGTCGTATCATTCAAAGCCCTGTGCTGAGTGCTGAGATTGCCGGTTATCAGATGCGCAAACGATTGGTTGCTAATGATGACCTTGGAGTTTTTTGTATCCCTGAATAAAGATTATTATGAAACCATGATAGTGCAGATTAGCGGTTGCCAAACGTATGTTGACATTAGCGTAATTGCTGAGCAACATGCGTCTGCTTCATGATCATCTCTTTCTTGATCTCACAACGTCACAACAAGTGACTCACCACACCGATAAATTGCATCCAGCGTCTATCGCCATCACGTTATGGCCCCTGCAGTAAAGATAGGAGAGCGGAGTGGTAGATGAAGCAAAGCAAATTGGGGGAAAGAGACGTCGGCCCGAAAACACAGACATCACATGAAGTGTGTGATCATGGCACCCAGTGGCTATGATCATCCTGTAGAAAACATAGAAAAACATTGATTAGGGTGGTAATGTGTACGGCAAGATGATTTGTTGTTTCTGTAGATTTATAAtagacaaatgtatagtaACTAACATGCCATAGTCAACAACCACGCTTTTATTGTATACATATTTGTACTTATGAAGTTAATTTTCCCTAATTTGCTGTCAAATCCACTTGACTTACTCGCTAACATGAAGGGCTATTATCGGAGAGGACATCACAGTGATCCACTGTTCTTGTTTATTAcataaacaaattaatttatggAGCGAACAGTCAATGATTTTTTCATCAGATGTCAGTTCATTATCAGCATTCACTGTCAGATCAGCTGTGGAACTCGACTGAAAACGAAAGTAAGATAGGGAAGCGACTTGTCCAGAAAATCATGTTACTGAATACTGCATGACAGCATGTCTACACAATGATAATATCATTAGGCATTATGGTGACGGATGCTAACCTGGATAGAAATTCTAGCTGTTAACTTCCTTGTTGGTAAAAGATGAACCGGTGCCATGGAATGAACCTGTTTGGTTGAAGTTGGTTGAGTCTGCAAAACGAGAAATAGAAATAAGTAAACACATGGTAATTAGAAACCTCACCCTAGTTACACAAGCAGCATAATACAATGATCATTGACGTGAAAAACCTCTCCAGTGACGGCAACATTGCTGTGAGTTGCAGCCTCATCACGGATCAAAGATCTTGGATGATCCTTCCTTATCTGCTTGTGCTTTTTCCTTCCTGGTGATGTCATCTCGGACATCTGTTTCCGTTTTAAGTGAAGTGGTGGTCGGCCCGGTCGCCGAGGTGATTGGCTGATGACGGACGTTGTTTCAATCGTCTGGACAATATTGCTGGTCGTGGGTTTAGGATCTTCCTTCTCCACAACACTGCATGGATATAATAACATCGATCTTATAAACTATCACCATTTATgcttttggaacaaatgtatAGCCAGGTGTTAGAATAGATCTGTGAACAAGTAAACGATGATTATAAAGTGCTGCTTTATTCTGTCACAATAAACATACTTTGTTACATCAACAAAATGAACACTTTTTCCATCATTTGCTTTCATGGCATCCGCTTGAGATTTGGTCTGCTCACATAACCGGATGTCAAGGACAGCTTTCTTTTTCTGTTCAAGATTTAATAATTAACTATATGCACCAATACTTTTAATTACGCAATGTACTTTATCATGTACAAAAATAGGTCAAATTACCATCTGAACAGAATTGTCAGAAGCTTTCACAGGAgttgtttttttggaaatgTCTTTAGCTGAATTGGCACTGACTGAAAAAAACTAGTATGTTAGTATAGATAATAATATGTGGAGGAA comes from the Clavelina lepadiformis chromosome 5, kaClaLepa1.1, whole genome shotgun sequence genome and includes:
- the LOC143460507 gene encoding protein HIRA-like — its product is MKLFKPNWISHDGQPIFSIDIHPDGSRFATGGQGDGGSSGKVIVWNMTPVQNVEHENNDEIPKVLCVMDNHLACVNSVRWSCNGRYLASGGDDRLIMIWQFAGYGGASMFGASSKLKTGTGERWRCTHTLKGHTGDVLDLAWSPGDQWLASCSIDNSIVVWSVKNFPEITTILKGHTSLVKGVTWDPIGSYLASQSDDKTVKIWKTLDWKLEMTITKPFVECTATTHVLRLSWSPDGGYLVSAHAMNNSGPTAQIIERAGWKTEMDFVGHRKAITCTRFNGCVFQKPKSKEADDTKSPAFLPYTCCAVGSRDRSLSVWLTSLRRPLVVIHDLFENSVMDLSWSFSGFSLLCCSWDGSIAYVEFTPDEIGQTLTQEEKNKLHKETYGKTSDIVSQPLIIENPAMLAIQEKKVDQNASTEVVKAPVTPIKYPTKQTETRTPTGRRRITPIFVAPQEELGGIPRPFGSTFGKTSANLLKPADKLKIDSNLKADISPVKENDELKVDLKKPSTDASTSLNKMNVTVETKKKSLPVVSVSANSAKDISKKTTPVKASDNSVQMKKKAVLDIRLCEQTKSQADAMKANDGKSVHFVDVTNVVEKEDPKPTTSNIVQTIETTSVISQSPRRPGRPPLHLKRKQMSEMTSPGRKKHKQIRKDHPRSLIRDEAATHSNVAVTGETQPTSTKQVHSMAPVHLLPTRKLTARISIQSSSTADLTVNADNELTSDEKIIDCSLHKLICLCNKQEQWITVMSSPIIALHVSEMIIATGCHDHTLHVMSVFSGRRLFPPICFASSTTPLSYLYCRGHNVMAIDAGCNLSVWDTKNSKVIISNQSFAHLITGNLSTQHRALNDTTSPLRKFSMTESGLPLLTLSDNRSFTFNLDISSWVLVSSPSDSVEQFSENIAIATNDGGLLTKHEEEIMTSLRKKMSSGTGAHASRSFHATSSTQRNATLALLEHKVAACVMLQSACEYRKWLLAYVRYLVQENLEVRLREVCNDLIGPPTQRHFRRTNQTGSWTSHVLGIRKRILLQDEVLPIIGSNLSFQRLYTEYQDQLDTAQHNFNISSIGS